One genomic segment of Gemmatimonadaceae bacterium includes these proteins:
- a CDS encoding 2-oxoglutarate dehydrogenase E1 component, which translates to MSADPITSVFNDGYIAEVYEAYRRDPASVEESWRQFFRFAESLGAIAAPGPTAVPAGPTSRAVDSDLLRKVAGAAELVDSIRAYGHLAAEIDPLGTRPPGTPELTPEFHGITEADLALIPGSALGTSESTAAETVARLRHLYSSNVGFEFDHLGAATEREWIRHEIESGRIQQPLSGEEKKAILRRLTQVDALERFLGRVYQGHKRFSVEGTDMLVPMLDVSIDMAAAYGAKEVSIAMAHRGRINVLAHILGKAYRTIFGEFEGKHALDNAESETGDVKYHLGAKGRRQVLGGREILVSLLPNPSHLEFVNPVLQGATRARQDLLATGSERDESSVVPIAIHGDAAFPGEGVVAETLNLSRLRGYRVGGTLHIITNNQVGFTTDPSDGRSTRYASDLAKGFEVPIVHVNAEHADACVRVARLAVEYRAKFAKDFLIDLVGYRRHGHNETDEPSFTQPALYNQIRAHPSTREVWGSRLVAEGVMTEEEVAALDADITGKFEMIQSSATPADGESEDQDVIPEDELDEAGSIRTRQAPRADQLIALNEQLLAWPQTIKPNAKLAKTLQRRREAMGEAGGIDWGHAETLAFASLVAEGATVRITGQDVERGTFSHRQSVLHDVETGEVYTPLSHLPEASGKFEVCNSPLSETAALGFEYGFSVVRPDALVLWEAQFGDFVNVAQPIIDQFIASDRAKWGQDSSVVMLLPHGYEGQGPEHSSARLERFLQLCADGNMRVAYPSTPAQYFHILRRQAGVAQRRPLVLMQPKSLLRLPEAASKLHELTDGRFQTVIDDVVAGEAREAVTRLVFCTGKIYYDLISQRKPHVAVVRVEEIYPWPHDEVARIVDLYPAAAEVVWAQEEPKNMGAWSYVSPRLRVSTGNAMIVRYIGRPERASPAEGYASAHKAEQERIIAEVTAERPEPAGAKRRGAAVTS; encoded by the coding sequence ATGTCAGCGGACCCGATCACCAGCGTCTTCAATGATGGCTACATAGCCGAGGTGTACGAGGCGTACCGGCGCGATCCTGCCTCTGTAGAGGAATCGTGGCGCCAGTTCTTTCGGTTCGCGGAGTCACTTGGCGCCATCGCGGCCCCAGGGCCCACCGCTGTCCCGGCCGGCCCGACCTCGCGGGCGGTGGACTCCGATCTCCTCAGAAAAGTCGCCGGCGCCGCGGAGCTCGTTGACTCGATTCGCGCATACGGACATCTCGCCGCCGAGATAGATCCGCTCGGCACGCGGCCGCCCGGCACTCCGGAGCTGACGCCGGAGTTCCACGGGATAACCGAGGCCGATCTCGCACTTATTCCAGGCAGCGCCCTCGGTACCTCGGAGTCGACCGCCGCGGAAACAGTCGCGCGGCTGCGGCACCTCTATTCATCCAATGTCGGATTCGAATTCGACCACCTCGGCGCGGCCACTGAGCGTGAATGGATACGCCATGAGATCGAGAGCGGACGAATCCAGCAACCGCTGAGCGGCGAGGAAAAGAAGGCGATTCTCCGCCGGCTCACGCAGGTTGACGCGCTCGAGCGCTTCCTTGGACGCGTATACCAGGGCCACAAGCGATTCTCGGTCGAAGGCACCGACATGCTCGTGCCGATGCTCGACGTGTCGATCGACATGGCGGCCGCCTACGGCGCGAAGGAAGTCAGCATCGCAATGGCGCATCGCGGCCGCATCAATGTGCTGGCGCACATTCTCGGAAAGGCCTACAGGACTATCTTCGGGGAATTCGAAGGGAAACACGCACTCGACAACGCCGAAAGCGAGACGGGTGACGTCAAGTACCATCTGGGCGCAAAGGGGCGACGCCAGGTTCTGGGTGGACGCGAGATACTCGTGTCGCTGCTGCCAAATCCCAGTCACCTCGAATTCGTGAATCCGGTTCTGCAGGGCGCGACACGCGCACGGCAGGATCTGCTCGCGACCGGAAGCGAGCGCGACGAATCATCAGTCGTTCCAATCGCCATTCACGGGGACGCGGCGTTTCCGGGTGAAGGCGTAGTCGCCGAGACTCTCAACCTGTCGCGCCTTCGCGGGTACCGTGTCGGTGGAACCCTTCACATCATTACCAACAATCAGGTCGGGTTCACCACTGATCCGTCAGATGGACGCTCGACGCGCTATGCGAGCGATCTGGCGAAGGGCTTTGAAGTTCCCATCGTGCACGTCAACGCCGAGCACGCGGACGCATGTGTGCGCGTCGCGCGCCTCGCCGTCGAGTATCGCGCGAAATTCGCCAAGGATTTCCTCATCGATCTCGTCGGGTACCGGAGGCACGGACACAACGAGACCGACGAGCCATCCTTCACACAGCCTGCGCTGTACAACCAGATACGCGCGCACCCGTCGACCCGCGAGGTGTGGGGCAGCCGGCTGGTTGCGGAAGGGGTGATGACCGAGGAAGAGGTCGCTGCGCTCGACGCCGATATCACCGGAAAATTCGAAATGATTCAGAGCTCGGCGACGCCGGCTGACGGAGAGAGTGAGGATCAGGACGTAATTCCTGAAGATGAGCTGGATGAAGCAGGATCCATTAGGACCAGACAAGCACCGCGCGCCGATCAGCTCATTGCCCTCAACGAGCAGCTGCTCGCGTGGCCGCAGACGATCAAGCCGAATGCAAAGCTCGCGAAGACGCTGCAGCGCCGGCGTGAAGCGATGGGCGAAGCAGGCGGAATTGACTGGGGCCACGCCGAGACGCTGGCTTTCGCGTCGCTCGTTGCCGAAGGGGCCACCGTGCGCATCACCGGTCAGGACGTCGAGCGCGGGACGTTCTCACATCGCCAGTCGGTGCTGCACGATGTGGAGACTGGCGAGGTGTACACACCGCTCAGTCATCTCCCCGAGGCCTCCGGGAAGTTCGAGGTCTGCAACAGTCCGCTGTCAGAGACTGCGGCGCTCGGATTCGAGTATGGCTTCAGCGTGGTGAGACCGGATGCCCTGGTATTGTGGGAAGCGCAGTTTGGGGATTTCGTGAACGTTGCCCAGCCGATCATCGATCAATTCATCGCATCCGATCGTGCAAAATGGGGTCAAGACTCGTCTGTGGTCATGCTCCTCCCGCATGGATATGAAGGGCAGGGCCCTGAGCACTCGAGTGCCCGCCTCGAGCGGTTCCTGCAGCTTTGCGCCGACGGCAACATGCGTGTCGCATATCCGTCGACGCCCGCCCAGTATTTTCACATTCTCCGCCGGCAGGCAGGAGTAGCGCAAAGACGCCCGCTGGTTCTGATGCAGCCGAAGAGTCTGCTGCGACTGCCTGAGGCAGCGTCGAAGCTTCACGAACTTACGGACGGTCGCTTTCAGACGGTAATCGACGACGTGGTTGCGGGCGAAGCACGCGAGGCGGTGACGCGGCTCGTTTTCTGTACCGGAAAGATCTATTACGATCTCATCTCACAACGGAAGCCTCATGTCGCGGTGGTTCGCGTCGAGGAGATCTACCCGTGGCCGCACGATGAAGTAGCGCGAATCGTGGATCTCTATCCCGCGGCTGCTGAAGTCGTCTGGGCACAGGAAGAGCCGAAGAACATGGGAGCGTGGAGCTATGTCTCGCCGCGCTTGCGTGTATCGACTGGCAACGCGATGATCGTGCGCTACATCGGCCGCCCGGAGCGCGCGAGTCCGGCCGAAGGCTACGCATCGGCGCACAAAGCAGAGCAGGAGCGGATAATCGCGGAAGTGACTGCTGAGCGTCCTGAGCCTGCAGGCGCGAAAAGACGCGGCGCCGCGGTCACCTCATAG
- a CDS encoding PIG-L family deacetylase, translating into MKRVLFAVVAAMSAVAPCSVAAQQRGANAPASARNTAPTERLRVLWVAAHPDDEDTQLLTWLSRSGRAEAAYLSLTRGDGGQNLIGNELGEQLGIIRTEELLAARRVDGARQYFTRAYDFGFSKTAAETYNHWPKDSVLGDVVTVVRAFRPHIIMTTFSGTPTDGHGQHQVSAFLAKEAYNSAAADTVRFPARTFGAPWTPLKFYRFARFSPEGTTIRVNVGEYNARLGKSYAEIAAESRSQHKSQGFGTLVRKGVVWDLLRRDATRVNANTAPKDERSIFDGLESVARTTAATVDERLAEPNVTVEAVSDRRVVATGDSARVTVSVFNRSPVRITARPGWPGAAAGSVVAILPDSSYKWTMYVRGSQITQPWWLATPRNGDLFSPEIGPLSEDERQKQSWLSVAVCASDASCVTHRTAVVYHFVDLVQGDIQRPIAVVPPISITLEHPLELARAGIPFDRFLTVTVRSALTSRKSVVVSLSLPSGLTADSAQRTITVDSAGTRAVTFRVRGRLPAGTHTIAASAATDGITSRIGYIPIDYEHITPERQYRDATLAIRTVDVAVPPGLRVAYIAGVGDNVAPALRQLGIPVTMVLPSEIPATDLSSFTTVVVGPRAYQAMRELIDNNEYLLSYARNGGTLVVQYGQYEMTRPGVMPYPITISRPHDRVAEENAAVTVLEPSSRAFSSPNRITSADYEGWVQERALYMPRTFDPAYRPLLSMSDSGEQPNRGAILVTPYGKGMYVYTTLAFFRQLPAGVSGATRLFVNLLSLKGDGR; encoded by the coding sequence ATGAAGCGAGTTCTGTTCGCCGTTGTGGCTGCAATGTCGGCTGTCGCGCCGTGCAGCGTCGCTGCGCAGCAGCGCGGAGCGAATGCTCCAGCCTCGGCGCGCAATACCGCGCCGACCGAGCGATTACGGGTTCTCTGGGTTGCAGCGCATCCGGACGATGAGGACACACAGCTTCTGACGTGGCTGTCCCGGAGCGGCCGGGCCGAGGCTGCATACCTGTCGCTGACGCGTGGCGACGGCGGTCAGAATCTCATCGGCAACGAGCTCGGCGAGCAGCTCGGAATCATCCGCACCGAAGAGCTGCTGGCGGCGCGGCGGGTTGACGGGGCTCGCCAGTACTTCACTCGAGCGTACGATTTCGGATTCTCGAAAACGGCAGCCGAGACCTACAACCACTGGCCGAAGGATTCGGTACTCGGGGATGTCGTGACGGTCGTGCGCGCCTTCAGGCCGCACATAATCATGACGACGTTTTCGGGCACTCCAACAGATGGCCACGGGCAGCACCAGGTATCGGCGTTTCTGGCAAAGGAGGCATACAATTCCGCAGCCGCTGACACTGTACGGTTTCCAGCTCGCACATTCGGTGCGCCATGGACGCCGCTAAAATTCTATCGTTTCGCCCGCTTTTCCCCGGAAGGCACGACAATTCGCGTGAACGTCGGGGAGTACAACGCCAGGCTCGGCAAGTCGTACGCGGAAATCGCCGCCGAGAGCCGCTCGCAGCACAAATCGCAGGGATTCGGAACGCTGGTGCGGAAGGGAGTGGTCTGGGATCTATTGCGCCGCGACGCCACACGGGTAAACGCGAACACAGCGCCGAAGGACGAGCGATCGATATTCGATGGTTTGGAGAGCGTCGCGCGCACTACAGCCGCAACCGTCGATGAGCGACTGGCGGAGCCGAACGTGACGGTCGAGGCGGTATCAGACCGGCGGGTAGTTGCAACCGGCGACAGCGCCCGCGTCACCGTGTCAGTCTTCAACCGCAGTCCGGTGCGGATCACGGCGCGTCCCGGATGGCCCGGCGCGGCCGCAGGCTCGGTGGTCGCCATCCTGCCCGACAGCAGCTACAAATGGACGATGTACGTGCGAGGAAGCCAGATCACGCAGCCGTGGTGGCTGGCGACGCCGCGAAATGGTGATCTCTTTTCTCCCGAGATAGGCCCTCTTTCGGAAGACGAGCGCCAGAAGCAGAGCTGGCTCAGCGTGGCTGTGTGCGCGAGCGATGCGAGCTGCGTCACTCACCGGACAGCAGTCGTCTATCATTTCGTCGATCTCGTGCAGGGCGACATTCAGCGCCCAATTGCTGTTGTTCCGCCAATCAGCATCACGCTGGAGCATCCCCTCGAGCTCGCACGAGCTGGTATTCCGTTCGATCGGTTTCTGACTGTCACCGTGAGATCGGCGCTGACTTCTCGAAAATCTGTGGTGGTGTCGCTCTCACTGCCCAGCGGACTCACTGCCGATTCGGCGCAACGGACGATTACGGTTGACTCGGCCGGGACGCGTGCCGTGACGTTTCGCGTCCGCGGCAGACTTCCGGCAGGAACGCACACGATCGCAGCGAGTGCCGCCACGGATGGAATTACAAGCCGCATCGGATACATACCGATCGACTATGAGCATATCACGCCCGAGCGTCAGTATCGCGACGCCACGCTTGCGATCAGGACAGTCGACGTCGCAGTGCCTCCCGGTCTTCGTGTGGCCTATATCGCGGGTGTAGGTGACAATGTTGCTCCCGCGCTGAGGCAGCTCGGAATTCCGGTCACGATGGTTTTGCCCTCGGAGATTCCGGCTACGGATCTGTCGTCGTTCACGACAGTTGTTGTCGGGCCGCGTGCGTATCAAGCCATGAGAGAGCTGATCGACAACAACGAGTACCTGCTGTCGTACGCGAGAAACGGCGGCACATTGGTGGTTCAATACGGTCAATACGAGATGACGCGGCCGGGTGTGATGCCCTATCCGATCACGATTTCACGTCCTCACGACCGTGTAGCTGAGGAGAATGCGGCAGTGACGGTGCTCGAGCCTTCTTCGCGTGCATTCAGCTCACCCAATCGAATCACGAGCGCGGATTACGAGGGCTGGGTACAGGAGCGCGCGCTATACATGCCGCGCACGTTCGATCCGGCGTATCGCCCGCTCCTCTCGATGAGCGATTCGGGTGAGCAGCCGAATCGTGGTGCCATCCTCGTCACGCCGTATGGAAAAGGAATGTACGTGTACACGACGCTCGCGTTCTTCCGCCAGCTTCCGGCCGGTGTCAGCGGCGCCACACGCCTGTTCGTGAATCTCCTCTCGCTCAAGGGCGACGGCAGATGA
- a CDS encoding extracellular solute-binding protein: MRLGPAVALGLLSALACSSDNRTVLIVYSPHGKELLQYSEKEFEKAHPEIDVQWVDMGSQEVLDRVRAEKDNPQGDVWFGAPAEAFDRATRENLLEPYVPSWSNAISVEGRENGDHWYGTYLTPEVIAYNTEAVSAAEAPKDWDEVLDPKWKGKILIRDPIASGTMRAIFGAIVARSVARTGSPEAGYEWLRKLDASTREYVLNPTILYQKLGRQEGIITLWDMPDIATLKQRTGIPVDYVIPSSGTPVLVDGIAIVKGTKHPKEARLYYEFVTTPEALKAAAEQFLRIPARTDIPVSSLPKWIQEAKAEIKPMAVDRRVMAEHLDEWMKYWDTNIRNRGRRQ; this comes from the coding sequence ATGAGACTCGGGCCGGCAGTTGCGCTTGGTCTGCTGTCGGCGCTCGCATGTTCCAGCGATAACCGGACGGTCCTCATTGTCTACTCCCCTCACGGGAAGGAGCTGCTGCAGTATTCCGAGAAGGAGTTCGAGAAAGCACATCCGGAGATCGACGTACAGTGGGTGGACATGGGCTCGCAGGAGGTCCTCGACCGGGTCCGCGCTGAGAAGGACAATCCACAGGGAGACGTATGGTTTGGCGCGCCGGCGGAGGCATTCGACAGGGCGACGCGTGAGAACCTGCTCGAGCCCTACGTCCCGAGCTGGTCGAATGCGATCAGCGTAGAGGGCCGGGAAAATGGCGATCACTGGTACGGGACGTATTTGACGCCCGAAGTCATTGCCTACAACACCGAGGCTGTCTCTGCGGCAGAGGCACCGAAGGATTGGGACGAAGTTCTCGATCCGAAGTGGAAGGGCAAGATTCTAATCCGTGATCCGATTGCGTCTGGCACGATGCGCGCGATTTTTGGAGCGATCGTCGCGCGCTCAGTCGCGAGGACCGGCAGCCCGGAAGCAGGATACGAATGGCTGCGTAAGCTCGACGCCAGTACCCGCGAGTACGTGCTCAACCCGACGATTCTCTATCAGAAGCTCGGCCGACAGGAAGGTATTATCACGTTGTGGGACATGCCGGATATCGCAACGCTGAAGCAGCGGACCGGGATTCCGGTCGACTACGTGATTCCGTCCAGCGGCACGCCCGTTCTCGTGGACGGAATTGCCATCGTGAAGGGAACGAAGCATCCAAAGGAAGCTCGGCTCTACTACGAGTTCGTGACGACGCCCGAGGCGCTGAAGGCCGCAGCCGAGCAGTTCCTCAGGATCCCCGCACGTACGGACATTCCCGTATCCTCGCTGCCGAAATGGATTCAGGAAGCGAAGGCGGAGATCAAGCCGATGGCTGTGGATCGGCGGGTGATGGCCGAGCATCTTGACGAGTGGATGAAGTACTGGGACACGAACATCAGGAATCGCGGGCGCAGGCAGTGA
- a CDS encoding ABC transporter ATP-binding protein yields the protein MDEVLGHEHQESRAQAVTAGALALKGVTRRFGDHTAVDDVSLDIAAGELLALIGASGSGKTTTLRIVAGYEVPDAGRVMLDGRDITALPPQKRGFGMVFQHYALFPHMPVEDNVAFGLEARGIPKAKRLDRARNALESVGLGSAGKRGIQSLSGGEQQRVALARALVIEPQVLLLDEPLSNLDPTLRQTTRDDLRAMLHRVGVSALFVTHDQEDAFAIADRIAVIRRGKLLQVGTPEDLYDRPASLGVARFIGRSTILPAEPLGSSEDRAAVTIGGVKREFSVTRPPNAKSMSRELRVVLRPDALDLLPPDADGAWTGEVATRRFAGGNAVYRVKMADNIVMEVESRVMSVREGERVGVGVSREPLPVVEAEA from the coding sequence GTGGATGAAGTACTGGGACACGAACATCAGGAATCGCGGGCGCAGGCAGTGACCGCCGGCGCGCTAGCGCTGAAAGGCGTCACGCGGCGCTTCGGAGACCACACGGCCGTTGACGACGTTTCGCTGGATATCGCAGCCGGCGAGCTGCTGGCGCTGATCGGTGCCTCGGGGTCGGGGAAGACCACCACTCTGAGAATTGTCGCCGGCTATGAAGTACCAGATGCCGGAAGGGTTATGCTCGACGGCCGCGACATCACCGCGCTCCCCCCGCAGAAACGCGGCTTCGGCATGGTGTTTCAGCACTACGCGCTGTTCCCCCACATGCCGGTGGAAGACAATGTCGCGTTCGGCCTGGAAGCGCGCGGCATCCCAAAGGCAAAGCGCCTCGACCGCGCTCGTAATGCACTCGAGTCGGTCGGCCTCGGCAGCGCCGGCAAGCGTGGAATCCAGTCGTTATCGGGAGGTGAGCAGCAGCGTGTAGCGCTCGCTCGCGCGCTGGTGATCGAGCCCCAGGTACTCCTGCTCGACGAGCCCCTTTCGAATCTGGATCCGACGCTCCGCCAGACGACGCGCGATGATCTGCGCGCGATGCTACACCGCGTCGGTGTGTCGGCGTTGTTCGTGACGCACGACCAGGAGGATGCGTTCGCAATCGCCGATCGCATTGCGGTGATCAGGCGGGGGAAGCTTCTCCAGGTGGGAACTCCGGAAGACCTCTATGACAGGCCGGCATCGCTCGGCGTCGCGAGATTCATCGGGCGGTCGACGATTCTGCCGGCGGAGCCGCTGGGTTCCAGCGAGGACAGAGCTGCGGTGACCATCGGAGGAGTGAAGCGGGAGTTCTCGGTGACGCGACCGCCGAACGCAAAATCAATGAGTCGCGAGCTGCGCGTGGTGCTGCGCCCGGATGCTCTGGATCTCCTTCCACCCGACGCTGACGGCGCGTGGACCGGCGAGGTTGCAACGCGCCGATTCGCGGGCGGAAACGCGGTTTATCGCGTGAAGATGGCCGACAACATCGTGATGGAAGTGGAATCACGCGTAATGAGCGTTCGTGAGGGTGAAAGGGTTGGCGTCGGTGTTTCGCGCGAGCCGTTGCCGGTGGTCGAGGCAGAGGCGTAG
- a CDS encoding iron ABC transporter permease: protein MNRGARVIPRPQKSWLLSLPVLAILLWTVVYPNAAVIAGSFENGLGHWREFAASRSEREALTTTLIISFASVVASLLIGVPLAFLLGRFEFPGRRILRAVATLPAALPPLVGVIAFLFLYGESGLVTRGIQRTLGLLEAPWRLTGVWAIIFVHAYTMYVYVFLFVSAGLERFDTTLEEAAAGLGASSWQRLRRVTLPLLMPAIAGSMLLVFMTALGSFSAPYVFGGGIRVLSTQIVASKINGELGLAYVETTVLAISAVAGLALFRWLERKRKYTSAGKGSATRRVIQSRRAKVVALTLAVITVLILVLPHLMVVLVSFARDGTWTTQVIPPEYTLENYRRLFSEPQLWRPIANSVSMALIATAANVVVCFVAAYLIVLREFSGRRLLEILVALPWAIPATAIALGLAATFNQNDLATARLLIVGTFWILPLAYFIRDIPLVATAVEGSLRQMDPSLEDAARGLGASWWLTMRRVVLPAARPGLVAGALLAAVTAVGEFVASVVLYTHANRPISIEILAQLRALAFGTAAAYSVLLIVLVLLMTLTARTLEERIAS, encoded by the coding sequence GTGAACCGCGGCGCGCGCGTCATTCCCAGACCACAGAAGAGCTGGCTGCTCTCGCTGCCGGTTCTGGCGATTCTGCTATGGACCGTCGTCTACCCCAACGCTGCGGTGATCGCGGGAAGCTTCGAGAACGGACTGGGCCACTGGCGTGAATTTGCCGCGAGCCGGTCGGAGCGAGAGGCACTGACGACCACGTTGATCATCTCATTCGCGTCGGTGGTGGCGTCATTGCTGATCGGCGTGCCGCTGGCGTTTCTGCTCGGGCGATTCGAGTTCCCGGGGCGCAGAATCCTGCGTGCCGTGGCAACGCTTCCCGCCGCGCTTCCGCCGCTCGTTGGCGTGATCGCGTTTCTGTTTCTCTATGGTGAGAGCGGGCTCGTAACGCGCGGAATCCAGCGGACACTGGGTTTGTTGGAGGCACCGTGGCGGCTCACGGGCGTCTGGGCGATAATCTTCGTGCACGCGTACACGATGTACGTGTACGTCTTTCTGTTCGTCTCCGCCGGTCTCGAGCGCTTCGACACGACCCTCGAGGAAGCAGCCGCCGGACTTGGCGCGAGCTCGTGGCAGAGGCTGCGGCGAGTGACTCTCCCGCTGCTGATGCCGGCTATCGCCGGCTCGATGCTGCTCGTGTTCATGACAGCGCTCGGCTCATTCTCGGCGCCTTACGTGTTTGGTGGAGGCATCCGCGTGCTGTCGACGCAGATCGTCGCGTCCAAAATCAACGGAGAGCTTGGGCTAGCCTATGTCGAGACGACGGTGCTGGCTATCAGTGCCGTCGCGGGACTGGCGTTGTTCCGGTGGCTCGAGCGAAAGCGGAAGTACACGTCCGCCGGCAAGGGCTCGGCCACCCGTCGCGTAATTCAGTCACGCCGCGCGAAAGTCGTGGCACTGACTCTGGCAGTGATCACCGTGCTCATTCTGGTGCTGCCACATCTGATGGTGGTGCTCGTGTCGTTCGCGCGCGACGGAACATGGACGACGCAGGTCATTCCTCCGGAGTACACGCTGGAGAATTATCGGCGGCTGTTCTCGGAACCGCAGCTCTGGCGCCCGATCGCGAACAGCGTTTCGATGGCGCTCATCGCGACGGCGGCGAACGTTGTCGTGTGCTTCGTCGCGGCGTATCTGATCGTTCTGAGAGAGTTCAGCGGTCGCCGTCTGCTCGAAATATTAGTTGCGCTCCCGTGGGCTATTCCCGCGACGGCAATTGCGCTAGGGCTGGCGGCGACGTTCAACCAGAACGACCTGGCGACAGCCAGATTGCTGATAGTTGGGACGTTCTGGATTCTTCCGCTCGCCTACTTCATTCGAGACATACCTCTGGTTGCGACGGCGGTGGAGGGCTCGCTCAGGCAGATGGACCCGTCGCTCGAGGATGCGGCCCGCGGGCTCGGTGCTTCGTGGTGGCTGACGATGCGTCGCGTGGTGCTCCCTGCGGCGCGGCCTGGGCTGGTTGCTGGTGCATTGTTAGCGGCCGTGACTGCTGTCGGCGAGTTCGTGGCGAGCGTTGTCCTCTATACGCATGCCAACCGGCCCATCTCCATCGAGATCCTGGCGCAGCTGAGAGCGCTCGCCTTCGGAACCGCCGCAGCCTACAGCGTGCTGCTGATTGTGCTCGTCCTGTTGATGACCCTCACCGCGCGCACGCTCGAGGAGAGAATCGCAAGTTGA
- a CDS encoding NAD(P)/FAD-dependent oxidoreductase encodes MKRHIIIIGGGFGGLTAARTLRNVYADITVIDRTNHHLFQPLLYQVATASLAPSDIAAPIRWILRRQQNTSVILGEVKTVDAARKVVGLDDGREIAYDYLILAAGSRHAYFGHDEWEPLAPGLKAIEDASEMRRRFLLAFERAETSTRDAERDALLTFVIVGGGPTGVELSGALPTIARKALYREYRHIDTRTTRVILLEGGPRILPSFPESLARTAHRNLGELGVEVRTHSVVTRIEPEAVYVGDERIPTCTVFWAAGNAASPLGKTLGVPMDGAGRIRVEADLSVPGHCEVFVAGDMALVERGEKPPVPGVAPAANQEGRTAAQNVMRLMRGEPTKPFRYSNKGDLAVIGRSRAIADLGRIHFTGRPAWLFWLTLHIMYLVGFRNRLSVLLQWVYGYFTYQRGVRVITNRERDPPARPA; translated from the coding sequence TTGAAGAGGCACATCATCATCATTGGCGGAGGTTTTGGAGGACTCACTGCAGCGCGGACGCTGCGCAACGTGTACGCCGACATCACGGTCATCGACCGGACGAATCATCACCTCTTTCAGCCGCTGCTCTATCAGGTTGCGACGGCTTCACTCGCTCCGAGCGATATTGCGGCCCCGATCCGGTGGATACTGCGCCGGCAGCAGAACACCTCGGTAATCCTCGGGGAGGTGAAGACCGTGGATGCCGCGCGAAAGGTCGTCGGCCTCGACGACGGCCGCGAGATCGCTTACGACTATCTCATCCTGGCCGCCGGGTCGCGACATGCCTATTTCGGGCACGACGAGTGGGAGCCGCTGGCGCCGGGACTGAAGGCTATCGAAGATGCCTCGGAGATGCGACGGCGGTTCCTGCTGGCGTTCGAGCGCGCGGAGACATCGACAAGAGATGCCGAGAGGGATGCATTGCTGACTTTCGTAATCGTGGGAGGCGGACCGACGGGCGTCGAGCTGTCCGGCGCACTGCCGACCATCGCGCGGAAGGCACTGTACAGGGAATACCGTCACATCGACACGCGCACGACACGGGTGATCCTCCTCGAAGGCGGTCCCAGGATTCTTCCGTCCTTTCCTGAATCGCTGGCGAGAACGGCGCACCGAAACCTTGGCGAACTGGGTGTCGAAGTGCGCACACACTCGGTGGTGACCCGCATCGAGCCCGAAGCAGTGTACGTCGGAGATGAGCGGATACCCACTTGCACCGTGTTCTGGGCAGCGGGGAATGCGGCATCGCCGCTAGGAAAAACTCTGGGCGTTCCAATGGACGGAGCGGGCCGGATCAGAGTCGAGGCGGACCTCTCAGTTCCCGGCCACTGTGAAGTCTTCGTCGCCGGCGACATGGCGCTGGTAGAGCGCGGTGAGAAGCCACCGGTGCCGGGCGTCGCTCCCGCAGCGAACCAGGAGGGCCGGACTGCCGCACAAAACGTCATGCGCCTGATGCGCGGAGAGCCCACAAAGCCATTCCGCTACAGCAACAAGGGCGACCTCGCGGTGATCGGGCGATCACGCGCGATTGCCGATCTCGGAAGGATTCACTTCACCGGCCGTCCGGCGTGGCTCTTCTGGTTGACGTTACACATCATGTATCTGGTGGGCTTCCGAAACCGGTTGAGTGTCCTGCTTCAGTGGGTATATGGCTACTTCACCTACCAGCGCGGGGTGCGGGTAATCACCAACCGCGAGCGAGACCCGCCCGCTAGGCCTGCGTAG